One Paenibacillus crassostreae DNA segment encodes these proteins:
- a CDS encoding methyl-accepting chemotaxis protein, translating to MMKMPQIFKGIINNKSIVVKNMLWTSLFIISSGIILIAASYYIQGQVLTNQLESDSRKIMEAWEKKVTMEEASEAKANKDRQSPIQRKMAEVFAELPVQHPNVAQGYLFGPELTNGNETSIIAFSDETMDMLAQDGLELGAMYPQPEIHADGVREMLETKEMAFTKPYDDDYGTWVTVLTPYQDAEGTIYAYMGIDVDASLIKHGKQELLKYTSLALLVTLLVMITLQYFITKRTFAPVQHLIKALEKLSNGDFNVQLATSKDELGQVAEKFNTTAVNINRLVTTIKSISIQSADQSKELFATLEDNQHISMEITTNIEEISDQASQQSKSIIESVTSLEEISSGVNTIAGSTNQLSDTSMDMRDHSEQGSENVERVMKQMDAIHKSVLNSVSSMEQLQKRSGQIGDIVQVITQIATQTQLLSLNASIEAARAGEEGRGFAVVANEVKKLSEESKKSAEQITELIRYIQMETQVAVDAINEGEHNVEVGIEIVQETGKLFATIQSATESVTSQIQEVSAATEEMVAETEQITASIKQLAVMAERNAEVSEEIKSSTHEQRESSNKIVNTAEHLSQISTKLEELVIQLKV from the coding sequence ATGATGAAGATGCCACAAATATTTAAAGGGATTATTAATAATAAAAGTATTGTCGTCAAAAACATGTTATGGACAAGTTTATTTATTATTTCGTCTGGAATTATATTAATTGCAGCAAGCTATTATATCCAAGGACAGGTTCTAACGAACCAATTGGAGTCGGATTCAAGGAAAATTATGGAAGCCTGGGAGAAAAAGGTTACAATGGAAGAGGCGTCCGAAGCGAAGGCGAATAAAGATCGTCAATCTCCGATCCAGAGAAAAATGGCAGAAGTATTTGCGGAATTGCCTGTTCAACATCCTAACGTAGCTCAAGGGTATTTATTTGGTCCTGAACTAACAAATGGTAATGAAACATCAATCATCGCTTTTTCAGATGAGACCATGGACATGCTTGCACAAGATGGACTAGAACTCGGAGCAATGTACCCGCAACCTGAAATTCATGCAGATGGTGTTAGAGAAATGCTAGAGACCAAAGAAATGGCGTTTACCAAACCGTATGACGATGATTACGGTACATGGGTAACCGTTCTAACTCCATACCAGGATGCCGAAGGTACTATCTATGCCTATATGGGTATAGATGTCGATGCTAGCTTAATTAAGCACGGAAAGCAAGAATTGTTGAAATATACGTCGCTAGCTTTGCTGGTGACCCTACTTGTAATGATAACACTACAATATTTCATTACGAAGCGAACCTTCGCACCGGTGCAACATTTGATCAAGGCGTTGGAGAAATTAAGTAATGGAGATTTCAATGTACAACTTGCAACAAGCAAGGATGAATTGGGTCAAGTAGCGGAGAAATTTAATACGACTGCAGTGAATATTAATCGCTTGGTTACGACGATTAAATCAATATCTATACAATCGGCAGACCAATCCAAAGAATTATTCGCTACGTTGGAAGATAATCAACATATTTCAATGGAGATTACCACGAATATTGAAGAGATATCTGATCAAGCGTCTCAACAAAGTAAGTCAATCATAGAGAGTGTAACTTCACTTGAAGAAATATCATCAGGGGTTAATACGATTGCAGGAAGTACCAATCAGTTGTCTGATACGTCAATGGATATGAGAGATCATTCCGAACAAGGTAGCGAGAATGTTGAACGGGTTATGAAGCAAATGGATGCTATTCATAAATCGGTACTCAACTCAGTGAGTTCGATGGAACAGCTGCAGAAACGTTCGGGACAGATTGGAGATATTGTTCAGGTGATTACTCAGATTGCTACGCAAACACAATTGCTATCTCTAAATGCTAGTATCGAGGCAGCTAGAGCTGGAGAAGAGGGTAGAGGATTCGCGGTTGTTGCGAATGAGGTTAAGAAGCTATCTGAAGAATCAAAAAAATCAGCAGAACAAATAACGGAGTTAATCCGATACATCCAAATGGAGACTCAAGTCGCAGTCGATGCGATCAATGAAGGCGAACATAATGTTGAAGTCGGAATCGAGATTGTTCAAGAAACAGGTAAGTTATTTGCAACGATACAATCGGCTACAGAATCGGTTACAAGTCAAATTCAGGAAGTATCAGCTGCAACAGAAGAAATGGTAGCGGAGACGGAACAAATTACAGCTTCTATTAAACAGCTTGCGGTCATGGCAGAGAGAAATGCCGAAGTCTCGGAAGAGATCAAATCAAGTACCCATGAACAACGTGAATCTTCTAATAAAATTGTGAACACGGCAGAGCATTTGAGTCAAATCTCGACTAAGCTTGAAGAATTAGTTATTCAATTGAAAGTTTAG
- a CDS encoding non-ribosomal peptide synthetase, protein MLKAILNSETKKDYWVRELQTPLSALDMYTDFPKHLTSREVQKTTLKLEINSDETIKLKHLGDMSVWMLSCYFVFLYRMTGERDLIVGVNDAIGNVIPLRVIWEGDISFQQLCNQITEKLNTAYEVSAPLSEIEQLTGQSSIMRTIYGEDDTVKDSDLNWIVRENAGVWITHITYHKNLFKESTILKFSRHFEYIVKATLANNTVSIGSIPILTEEDMNAYAELNSTNKEWSEMLTIPAMFASAVEKYSNHVALSSDEGSLTYSQLDRLSNQVAHMLVQKGVTKGEFVAIFMERSMDAIVSMLGVLKAGGAYIPLDPEHPDDRNSYIITDTQSHIVITKENFTSKLQELLSDNHSEVSIFCLDKQLDVYPDSSVDVIHDPEDMAYVIYTSGSTGKPKGAMIAHAGVVNLALGTKEDLQFNEDDIMLQYSTFSFDASVYDMYSSLCSGARLHILNNEQRFSIESFTAAIEEVKATRLCLLPTVFFNQLSAHLSKEDALKYSVIKSLVVGGEALSGESVRVLQKKLDKNIMIQNVYGPTEVTALTTGHIIDYIVAEDVSSIPIGKPLTNYEVLIVNENNQPCPLNVMGEMLISSVGIAKGYLNLQEKTNEVFISDPIYPNSGKRYYRSGDMVMLQENGIQYVSRKDFQVKIRGYRIEIGEIEENLIKHENIKETAIIAKAEADGTKYLVAFYTTKNGEAIAKSELVQYLNKKVPSYMVPSHFYYLAEMPVSPTAKIDRKQLARYEVEVTVEENADYVAPRNELEQTISEAWEKAINRTHIGIHDDFFEVGGHSLKILEILVILKPQYPQLKINDFFAFPTIAKLAERVVDLQNTIVIQNNIADSTDMQNLEEFPKSFGTHSSSDVKVYSNKHVLLTGATGYLGSHLLYELIQRSEATVYCLVRSSGNDDPYQRLVGIMKNYFGDSIGSKLEGRVIAIQGDLEKENLGLIDEVAALLQDKIDSIIHCAAEVKHFGDAEYFARVNVESTNRLLSFARGKEHVRFHFVSTLGIPEDLALSDQWNTFAEQDAYDYSVSIENVYTNSKLEAEKLVVRTCEEEGVAATVYRVGNLSCHSETGAFQNNINNNAFYRMLKAMLLLKKAPQVRWQVDLTPINYAGQAITALALSDDTVGKMFHICNPVQIPYEEMIESFHKYGYDITLLDWEQYESWLFDSSQPKEQTGLELAMAQLEGDGAKNSIYRFACPQTTDYLQKLNVACQVPDEGFFQRLIEHAIAVDYFDKP, encoded by the coding sequence ATGTTGAAAGCCATACTAAATAGTGAAACTAAGAAAGATTACTGGGTAAGAGAGCTTCAGACTCCTTTGTCAGCATTAGACATGTATACAGATTTTCCCAAGCATTTGACTTCCAGAGAGGTTCAGAAAACGACATTAAAACTTGAAATAAACTCTGATGAAACGATTAAACTTAAGCATCTAGGTGATATGAGCGTGTGGATGCTTAGTTGTTACTTTGTATTTCTGTACAGAATGACGGGGGAAAGAGATTTAATTGTTGGAGTAAATGATGCAATAGGGAATGTAATACCACTTCGAGTGATATGGGAAGGCGATATTTCATTTCAGCAGCTATGTAACCAAATTACGGAGAAATTAAACACTGCCTATGAGGTTAGTGCCCCATTATCCGAAATTGAACAATTGACAGGGCAATCATCCATTATGAGGACTATCTATGGTGAAGATGATACGGTCAAGGATAGCGATCTAAATTGGATTGTTCGTGAAAATGCCGGCGTATGGATTACTCATATCACCTATCATAAGAACTTATTCAAAGAAAGCACTATTCTTAAATTTTCACGGCACTTCGAGTACATTGTAAAAGCAACGTTAGCCAATAACACGGTTTCCATCGGAAGTATTCCGATCTTAACTGAAGAAGATATGAACGCATATGCTGAGCTCAATAGTACAAACAAAGAATGGTCTGAGATGTTAACGATCCCAGCAATGTTTGCGTCAGCAGTGGAGAAATATTCTAATCATGTTGCGCTTTCCTCGGATGAGGGGAGTCTAACCTACAGTCAATTGGATCGTTTATCGAATCAAGTGGCTCACATGTTGGTGCAAAAGGGTGTTACTAAAGGTGAATTTGTTGCTATCTTCATGGAGAGAAGCATGGATGCCATTGTAAGTATGTTGGGTGTACTAAAGGCTGGAGGGGCGTATATTCCTCTTGATCCGGAGCATCCAGATGATCGGAATTCATACATTATTACAGACACTCAGTCCCACATCGTTATAACCAAAGAGAATTTTACATCGAAATTACAAGAACTGTTAAGTGATAATCATTCGGAAGTGTCTATTTTTTGTCTGGACAAGCAGTTAGATGTGTATCCCGATAGCTCCGTAGATGTCATTCATGATCCTGAAGATATGGCTTATGTTATCTATACATCCGGTTCTACAGGCAAGCCTAAAGGAGCTATGATCGCACATGCTGGCGTTGTGAACCTTGCCTTGGGAACCAAGGAAGATCTCCAGTTTAATGAAGATGATATTATGTTGCAGTATTCTACATTCAGCTTCGATGCATCGGTTTATGACATGTACAGTTCACTGTGTAGCGGAGCTAGGTTGCATATCTTGAATAATGAACAGCGCTTCTCGATAGAATCATTTACCGCAGCTATTGAAGAAGTGAAAGCAACGCGTCTCTGTCTCTTACCAACCGTATTCTTCAATCAATTGTCTGCTCATCTAAGTAAGGAAGATGCATTGAAGTACAGCGTGATCAAGAGTCTCGTTGTGGGTGGTGAGGCGTTATCTGGTGAGTCCGTTCGAGTATTACAGAAGAAGCTGGATAAGAATATTATGATTCAAAACGTGTATGGTCCAACGGAGGTCACAGCATTAACAACGGGCCATATCATTGATTATATCGTCGCAGAAGATGTATCTAGCATTCCTATTGGTAAACCTCTCACAAACTATGAGGTACTGATTGTGAACGAGAATAATCAACCTTGTCCACTGAATGTGATGGGTGAAATGTTGATTAGTTCTGTGGGTATTGCTAAAGGGTATTTGAACTTACAGGAAAAGACGAATGAAGTATTCATCTCGGATCCTATTTATCCGAATTCAGGCAAGCGATATTACCGTTCTGGGGATATGGTTATGCTACAAGAAAACGGAATTCAATACGTGAGTAGAAAAGATTTTCAGGTTAAGATTCGAGGCTATCGAATTGAGATCGGTGAAATTGAAGAAAATCTAATTAAACACGAGAACATCAAAGAAACAGCAATCATTGCTAAGGCAGAAGCAGATGGAACAAAGTATCTGGTTGCCTTCTATACAACGAAGAATGGGGAAGCGATAGCTAAAAGTGAGCTTGTCCAGTATTTGAATAAAAAGGTGCCATCTTATATGGTGCCAAGTCATTTCTACTACCTAGCGGAAATGCCTGTATCGCCTACGGCTAAGATCGACCGTAAACAACTTGCACGTTATGAAGTAGAGGTAACCGTAGAGGAGAACGCCGATTATGTAGCTCCCCGTAATGAATTAGAGCAGACGATCTCCGAAGCGTGGGAGAAGGCGATAAATCGTACTCATATTGGTATACATGATGATTTCTTTGAAGTTGGAGGGCATTCTCTGAAGATTTTAGAGATTCTTGTTATTCTAAAACCACAGTACCCACAATTAAAAATTAATGATTTCTTCGCATTTCCTACCATCGCAAAATTGGCAGAGAGAGTGGTTGACCTACAGAACACGATTGTCATCCAGAACAATATTGCTGACAGTACGGACATGCAAAATCTAGAGGAATTTCCGAAATCGTTCGGAACGCATTCTTCTAGTGACGTAAAGGTATACAGTAATAAACATGTCCTATTAACAGGTGCTACGGGATATTTGGGTTCACATCTTCTATATGAACTAATTCAGAGATCTGAAGCAACCGTGTACTGTTTAGTGCGTTCTTCAGGTAATGATGATCCTTACCAACGTCTTGTAGGAATTATGAAGAATTACTTTGGGGACAGCATCGGTTCGAAGCTTGAAGGTAGAGTTATTGCTATTCAGGGGGATTTGGAGAAAGAAAACCTAGGATTGATTGATGAGGTCGCGGCATTATTACAGGATAAGATTGATTCGATCATCCATTGTGCAGCTGAAGTGAAGCATTTTGGCGATGCTGAGTATTTCGCTAGAGTTAATGTAGAGAGCACGAATCGATTGCTTTCATTCGCTAGAGGGAAAGAACATGTTCGCTTTCACTTTGTGTCTACTCTAGGAATACCAGAAGATTTAGCATTAAGTGACCAATGGAATACGTTTGCTGAGCAGGATGCTTACGATTATTCCGTGAGTATTGAGAATGTATATACCAATAGTAAGCTGGAAGCGGAGAAATTAGTCGTTAGAACTTGCGAAGAGGAAGGCGTTGCGGCAACGGTATATCGTGTCGGGAACCTGTCCTGTCATTCTGAGACGGGCGCATTTCAGAATAACATAAACAATAATGCATTTTATCGAATGCTCAAAGCGATGTTACTTTTGAAAAAAGCTCCTCAGGTCCGTTGGCAAGTTGACTTGACACCGATTAACTATGCGGGACAAGCGATTACCGCGTTAGCTCTAAGTGACGATACCGTAGGTAAGATGTTTCATATTTGTAATCCTGTGCAGATTCCGTATGAAGAGATGATTGAATCCTTCCACAAATACGGATATGATATAACCCTTTTGGACTGGGAACAGTACGAATCATGGCTGTTCGACAGTAGTCAGCCGAAGGAACAGACTGGATTGGAGTTGGCTATGGCCCAGCTTGAAGGAGATGGGGCTAAGAACTCCATTTATAGATTTGCTTGTCCTCAAACAACCGACTATTTACAGAAATTAAATGTAGCGTGTCAAGTACCGGATGAGGGTTTCTTCCAGCGTCTTATTGAACATGCCATTGCGGTTGACTATTTCGATAAACCTTAA
- a CDS encoding lipoate--protein ligase family protein, whose product MNEPNHSELDHMLILDRMNELTDPDPLYSFALDEILCKHTGNGGPAICHLWRHPHSFIMGLRDSRLPHANQGRQWVASQGYQVGVRNSGGAAVPLDLGVVNISLIIPKQGQGDMHFHRDFERMYRLIQTALLHTGSQVDKGEIQGAYCPGDFDLSIAGRKFCGIAQRRQAHAYIVQAFVIVDGTGQDRAQLVQGFYERAAFDADSSQYPIVTDGSTASLVELTAMGKEPITNFTEAVKRVIREQQISLNCSSNVEDVYLPTTADILEMASTLRHRYDIDI is encoded by the coding sequence GTGAACGAACCGAACCATTCAGAACTTGATCATATGCTTATTCTAGATCGAATGAATGAGCTAACGGATCCTGATCCGCTTTATTCATTTGCATTGGACGAAATCCTCTGCAAGCATACAGGTAACGGAGGACCAGCAATCTGTCACCTATGGCGTCACCCCCATTCTTTTATTATGGGGCTTCGAGATAGTCGCTTACCCCATGCTAATCAAGGAAGACAGTGGGTAGCATCTCAAGGATACCAAGTGGGTGTCAGGAATTCCGGTGGTGCCGCTGTTCCACTCGACCTTGGTGTCGTTAACATCTCACTAATTATACCTAAGCAAGGTCAAGGAGATATGCATTTCCATCGTGATTTTGAACGGATGTATCGTCTGATTCAGACTGCGCTACTACATACAGGTTCTCAAGTAGATAAAGGAGAAATTCAAGGCGCTTATTGCCCCGGTGACTTCGATTTAAGTATCGCAGGGCGCAAATTCTGCGGTATTGCCCAACGTAGGCAAGCTCATGCCTATATCGTACAGGCATTTGTCATTGTTGATGGTACAGGGCAAGATCGAGCACAACTTGTACAAGGCTTCTATGAGCGTGCAGCCTTTGATGCCGACTCTTCTCAATATCCAATAGTAACGGACGGCAGTACGGCAAGTCTAGTTGAACTAACGGCTATGGGTAAAGAGCCAATCACCAATTTTACCGAAGCTGTGAAACGTGTCATTCGAGAACAACAGATCTCACTAAATTGTTCATCGAACGTAGAAGACGTCTATTTGCCTACGACAGCTGATATTCTAGAAATGGCATCCACATTACGGCATCGCTATGATATAGATATATAA
- a CDS encoding glycosyltransferase, whose product MKKVGLVMRKIQFAESQGPRVFADRLKQIGMELGVDIVFISPERHVSSHDWIPGYEHEKGDLVNYDIVLDQIHAQQIDHVIYTVSGFTYLKMFIKNSVLFPHSFPDPALTGYEMMKPFYQMVDKAVVQTEFLKREFARHYGVTDVDVIPIGFSEKLAEQHFDPAQIIDNRILWIGRDEENRRPDLVLEYARQNPDKDVVMVFGGERYRESMKKYNIPHNVNLQFALSQSDIFTLMNSSKVYWSCSKFDTFAMPLTEALAMGKIVVKPEHPCYDHISSKHAFSGNEQNWFELVNMAAASPHKFSNDNRDYAFEKFSSHVMKEGYRKFFDTWLSH is encoded by the coding sequence GTGAAAAAAGTTGGGCTGGTCATGAGGAAGATACAATTTGCGGAGTCTCAAGGGCCGCGTGTTTTTGCGGATCGATTGAAGCAAATAGGTATGGAATTAGGTGTGGATATTGTATTCATCTCCCCTGAACGTCATGTGAGTAGTCATGACTGGATTCCGGGGTATGAACATGAGAAGGGCGACCTAGTCAATTATGATATTGTGCTAGATCAGATCCATGCGCAGCAAATTGATCATGTCATATACACCGTTTCAGGATTTACATATTTGAAAATGTTCATTAAGAATAGCGTACTGTTTCCACATAGTTTTCCAGACCCGGCATTAACAGGATATGAGATGATGAAGCCTTTTTATCAAATGGTGGATAAGGCTGTGGTTCAGACTGAATTCTTGAAACGGGAATTCGCCCGTCATTATGGTGTAACAGATGTAGATGTCATTCCGATTGGATTCAGCGAGAAATTAGCAGAACAACATTTCGATCCCGCTCAAATCATCGATAATCGTATCCTTTGGATTGGCAGAGATGAAGAGAACAGACGGCCCGATCTTGTCTTGGAGTATGCACGTCAGAATCCAGATAAGGATGTTGTGATGGTATTTGGTGGTGAACGGTATAGAGAAAGTATGAAGAAATATAACATACCGCATAACGTGAATCTTCAATTTGCATTATCGCAAAGTGATATATTCACGCTTATGAATTCATCCAAGGTATACTGGAGTTGTTCGAAATTCGACACCTTTGCCATGCCTCTAACCGAAGCATTGGCCATGGGGAAAATTGTCGTTAAGCCTGAACATCCTTGTTATGATCACATTAGCTCGAAGCATGCTTTTTCCGGGAATGAGCAGAATTGGTTCGAGCTTGTTAATATGGCAGCTGCTTCACCCCATAAATTCTCGAACGACAATCGGGACTATGCCTTCGAGAAATTCTCCAGTCATGTGATGAAAGAGGGATATCGTAAATTTTTCGATACATGGCTAAGCCATTAA
- a CDS encoding helix-turn-helix domain-containing protein, giving the protein MKSLSFLSKLTIFTFVLSTLPVIFIGSFSYFTSSTEIQKSVNKGKMELISQINSNVEHKLTTVNHTLNQVVNSSMLKKTLTKQINVNDFILYNDLRNEIRNMQSFDTKLEDVILLNERQNWMIKNSGLYRLDQYEYHNELIGLMDMSSNTSWALNPSKWFYSEENTSITNCDYSISLIKKLPTTDLEKYGLAIANIPACRLQDFIISDSEPSDSIIIANEQNIILLHPDHSLIGNPLSDSGIQGIDDLTSADSSGQRSTKIHGQAHSITYLHSDFNGWLYLSITSIDSLTKQSDKIGTFTLYVCALMLILSILLAWLGSRRMYSPIERLLNQMGQRVTDIRAKHTNEFQVIGEQIHHLFQSKSQLEQEVRQQLQQVRTFFLIRAFQGNIRKRELLEELEQFDYHTQLHEWSTMAVVTLSVDFGEDTRYEKRDLNLLLFAVHNMIEEVIPTSQRLAPVIIDHTIVTMIGSTDDNPEVFHRTLYALTEQLQQEINSYLGLKVSIGLSLPFHSFHKMSLAYKEGLEALKHRIKLGKGIIIQYENVNSGKHYLNINYPTHTENDLIDAIKLAETDKAKELLKQFFRSIFSLELSPQEYQVPLTRLLNNLLIVMQESGISLNQIYHANGSLFEELIDLHIVAEIEDWYWSMVIYPMIKIFIDRQDAQYHNISEKIIDIVQHDYDQDLTLEECASRLHYNANYLSSVFRKETNHSFSEYLSMYRFNMAKKWLETTDMPIKDIATKLRYNNSQNFIRSFRKLEGMTPGQYRDIKKLRD; this is encoded by the coding sequence GTGAAGTCTTTAAGTTTCCTAAGTAAACTAACTATATTCACCTTTGTGTTAAGTACTCTTCCCGTGATATTTATTGGTTCCTTCTCATATTTCACCTCTTCAACTGAAATACAAAAAAGTGTAAATAAAGGAAAAATGGAACTCATCTCACAAATCAATTCCAATGTAGAGCATAAGTTAACAACTGTCAACCATACTTTGAATCAAGTCGTTAACTCATCCATGTTGAAAAAAACATTAACCAAACAAATAAATGTAAACGATTTCATTTTGTATAATGATTTAAGGAATGAAATTCGAAATATGCAGTCCTTTGATACCAAATTAGAAGATGTGATCTTGTTGAACGAACGTCAGAATTGGATGATCAAAAATTCAGGTCTATACCGTTTAGACCAGTATGAATATCATAATGAATTGATTGGATTAATGGATATGTCTTCGAACACATCGTGGGCACTTAATCCATCCAAATGGTTCTATAGTGAAGAGAATACGAGCATAACCAACTGCGATTATAGTATCAGTCTTATCAAGAAATTACCGACAACGGATCTAGAAAAGTATGGGTTAGCCATTGCGAACATTCCTGCATGTCGCTTACAAGATTTCATCATATCCGATTCTGAACCATCCGATAGTATTATCATCGCCAATGAGCAGAACATCATCTTACTTCATCCTGACCACTCTCTGATTGGGAATCCTTTAAGTGATAGTGGGATTCAGGGTATAGATGATTTAACCAGTGCTGATAGCTCAGGACAACGATCCACGAAAATTCATGGTCAAGCTCACTCCATTACATACCTACATTCTGACTTTAACGGATGGTTATACCTTTCGATCACATCTATCGATAGTCTTACGAAACAATCTGATAAGATCGGTACCTTTACATTGTACGTATGTGCATTAATGTTGATTCTTTCAATATTACTGGCTTGGCTTGGTTCACGACGTATGTATTCACCCATTGAACGCCTACTTAACCAAATGGGACAACGTGTCACTGATATCCGTGCCAAACATACGAATGAATTCCAAGTTATTGGAGAACAGATTCACCATCTATTTCAGTCTAAATCTCAATTAGAACAAGAAGTTCGACAGCAACTCCAGCAAGTCCGTACTTTTTTCTTAATCAGAGCTTTTCAAGGGAATATTAGAAAACGAGAGTTATTAGAAGAATTGGAGCAATTCGATTATCATACTCAGCTTCATGAGTGGAGCACGATGGCTGTAGTGACGCTGTCTGTCGACTTTGGTGAAGATACTCGTTATGAGAAACGCGATCTGAACCTGCTACTCTTTGCTGTGCATAATATGATCGAGGAAGTCATTCCTACTTCGCAGCGACTGGCACCTGTCATTATAGATCATACAATCGTTACTATGATTGGAAGCACCGATGATAATCCCGAAGTATTTCATCGCACTCTCTATGCATTAACCGAGCAACTTCAGCAAGAAATCAATAGTTATCTCGGGTTGAAGGTCAGCATTGGATTAAGTCTTCCTTTCCATTCATTTCACAAAATGTCCTTGGCATACAAAGAAGGATTGGAAGCCTTGAAGCATAGAATCAAACTGGGTAAAGGAATCATCATACAATATGAGAACGTCAACTCCGGCAAGCACTATTTGAATATAAACTACCCTACTCATACGGAGAACGACTTAATCGATGCCATCAAACTAGCTGAGACAGATAAAGCTAAGGAATTGCTTAAACAGTTTTTTAGAAGTATCTTCTCACTAGAATTATCGCCACAGGAATATCAGGTTCCTCTGACACGTCTGTTAAATAATCTATTAATTGTCATGCAGGAATCAGGGATCAGCTTGAACCAGATTTATCATGCTAATGGCTCTTTATTCGAGGAATTGATTGATCTACATATCGTGGCTGAGATTGAGGATTGGTATTGGAGTATGGTTATCTATCCTATGATCAAGATCTTCATAGATCGACAAGATGCACAATACCATAACATATCTGAGAAAATAATCGATATAGTCCAACATGACTATGATCAGGATCTAACCTTAGAGGAGTGTGCATCACGACTTCATTATAATGCCAATTATTTAAGCAGCGTTTTCCGTAAAGAAACCAACCATTCCTTCAGCGAGTATCTCTCCATGTATCGGTTCAATATGGCGAAGAAATGGCTGGAAACAACGGATATGCCTATAAAGGATATAGCCACCAAGTTAAGATATAATAACTCCCAGAATTTCATCCGTTCTTTCCGCAAATTAGAAGGAATGACGCCAGGTCAATATCGGGACATTAAGAAACTGAGGGATTAA